Proteins from a genomic interval of Perognathus longimembris pacificus isolate PPM17 chromosome 14, ASM2315922v1, whole genome shotgun sequence:
- the Klhdc2 gene encoding kelch domain-containing protein 2, which yields MADGHEDLRADDLPGPAFENYDAMELACPAERSGHVAVSDGRHMFVWGGYKSNQVRGLYDFYLPREELWIYNMETGRWNKMNTEGDVPPSMSGSCAVCVDRVLYLFGGHHSRGNTNKFYMLDSRSTDRVLQWERIDCQGIPPSSKDKLGVWVYKNKLIFFGGYGYLPEDKVLGTFEFDETSFWNSSHPRGWNDHVHILDTETFTWSQPITTGKAPSPRAAHACATVGNKGFVFGGRYRDSRMNDLHFLNLDTWEWNELIPQGMCPIGRSWHSLTPVSSDHLFLFGGFTTDKQPLSDAWTYCISKNEWIQFNHPYTEKPRLWHTACASDEGEVIVFGGCENNLLVHHRAAHSNEILVFSVQPKSLVRLSLEAVICFKEMLANSWNCLPKHLLHSVNQRFGSNNTSGS from the exons ATGGCTGATGGCCACGAAGATCTGCGAGCTGACGACCTGCCCGGGCCAGCCTTCGAGAACTACGACGCCATGGAGCTCGCTTGCCCGGCGGAGCGCAGCGGCCACGTAGCGGTCAGCGACGGGCGCCACATGTTCGTCTGGGGCGGTTACAAG AGCAACCAGGTGAGAGGCTTATATGACTTTTACCTGCCCAGAGAAGAACTGTGGATCTACAACATGGAGACTGGGAGATG GAACAAAATGAACACTGAAGGGGATGTTCCTCCGTCTATGTCGGggagctgtgctgtgtgtgtagaTAGAGTGCTGTACTTGTTTGGAGGACACCATTCAAGAGGCAACACAAATAAG TTTTACATGCTAGATTCAAGGTCTACAGACAGAGTATTACAGTGGGAAAGAATTGATTGCCAAGGAATTCCTCCATCATCTAAGGACAAACTTGGTGTCTGGGTATATAAAAACAA GTTAATATTTTTTGGAGGATATGGATACTTACCTGaagataaagtattgggaactttTGAATTTGATGAAACATCTTTTTGG AATTCAAGTCATCCAAGAGGATGGAATGATCATGTACATATCTTAGACACTGAAACATTTACCTGGAGCCAGCCAATAACTACT GGTAAAGCACCTTCGCCTCGTGCTGCCCATGCGTGTGCAACTGTTGGAAACAAAGGCTTTGTGTTTGGTGGCAGATATCGA GATTCTAGAATGAATGATCTTCACTTTCTTAATCTGGATACATGGGAGTGGAATGAACT AATACCACAAGGCATGTGTCCAATTGGCCGGTCTTGGCACTCACTGACACCGGTCTCTTCAGATCATCTTTTTCTCTTTGGAGGATTTACCACTGATAAGCAGCCATTAA GTGATGCCTGGACTTACTGCATCAGTAAAAATGAATGGATACAATTTAATCATCCCTATACTGAAAAACCAAG gTTATGGCATACAGCTTGCGCCAGTGATGAAGGAGAAGTAATAGTTTTTGGTGGGTGTGAGAACAACCTGCTGGTCCATCACAGAGCA GCACACAGTAATGAGATACTTGTATTTTCAGTTCAGCCAAAATCTCTTGTACG GCTAAGCTTAGAAGCAgtcatttgttttaaagaaatgttaGCTAACTCATGGAACTGCCTTCCAAAACACTTACTTCACAGTGTTAATCAGAGGTTTGGTAGTAACAACACTTCTGGATCTTAG